In Cynocephalus volans isolate mCynVol1 chromosome 3, mCynVol1.pri, whole genome shotgun sequence, one DNA window encodes the following:
- the LOC134373085 gene encoding salivary gland specific protein SAGSIN1, whose product MAAALSGLAVRLSRSAAARSYGVFCKGLTRTLLIFFDLAWRLRINFPYLYIVASMMLNVRLQVHIEIH is encoded by the coding sequence ATGGCGGCGGCTCTGTCGGGCCTGGCTGTCCGGCTCTCGCGCTCGGCTGCCGCCCGCTCCTATGGGGTCTTCTGCAAGGGGCTGACCCGCACGCTGCTCATCTTCTTCGACCTAGCCTGGAGGCTGCGCATCAACTTCCCCTACCTCTACATCGTGGCTTCCATGATGCTGAACGTGCGCTTGCAG